A genomic segment from Treponema sp. Marseille-Q3903 encodes:
- a CDS encoding V-type ATP synthase subunit E — MDVQLQELIDKIKKDGVTAAEAKAAEIIESANKKAESIIAAAQEKSSEIVKKSKAETERMEKASEEAITQAGRNMLLSFKDSLIKELDSLILSETTAAESKTVLEKLVPETVKAWSKNADASELSVLLNEKDLKELEKSLTASLKAEISKGLEIKPDKTLSAGFRIGVKNGAAFYDYSAESLAEMFAAYLNPKVAALLKNAAKDVQ; from the coding sequence ATGGATGTACAGTTACAGGAATTGATCGATAAGATCAAAAAAGATGGTGTCACTGCTGCAGAAGCTAAAGCTGCTGAAATTATTGAATCGGCAAATAAAAAAGCTGAATCGATAATTGCCGCTGCTCAGGAAAAATCTTCTGAAATCGTCAAAAAATCTAAAGCAGAAACAGAAAGAATGGAGAAAGCCAGCGAAGAAGCCATTACACAGGCTGGAAGAAATATGCTTCTTTCATTTAAAGATTCTTTGATAAAAGAACTTGATAGCTTAATTTTGAGTGAAACGACAGCTGCTGAATCAAAAACCGTTCTTGAAAAACTTGTTCCCGAGACAGTAAAAGCATGGTCAAAAAATGCAGATGCTTCCGAACTTTCAGTATTGTTAAATGAAAAAGATCTTAAAGAGCTTGAAAAATCACTCACAGCATCTCTTAAAGCAGAGATTTCTAAAGGTCTTGAAATTAAACCTGATAAGACTTTGTCGGCAGGATTTAGAATCGGCGTTAAAAATGGGGCGGCTTTCTATGATTATTCAGCGGAGAGCCTTGCAGAAATGTTTGCCGCATATCTCAACCCAAAAGTTGCAGCACTTCTCAAAAACGCTGCAAAGGACGTTCAATAG
- a CDS encoding aldose epimerase family protein: MKVTKQKFGMLSDGTKVNLYTVKNDDMSFSCTDYGCILTSIILKNKDGSKTDVLLGYSTLDGYINSHFFFGSIVGRFANRIAKAEFSLDGEKYNLDKNDGQNTLHGGFDGYDKMMWKAKIIDDEKSCGVKFTRLSPDGEQGFPGNVELSVTYLLDKNNNFSCIYNAETDKATPINITNHAYFNLAGKGSICQHSLQMNSTKYIEVNSKLIPTGNFLDVEGTPFDFTKEKKIGKQIKDVGVGYDHCYVTEMYNPENEQCGLPLDDSDLVHFAVVKEEKSGHEMSVFTNMEGCQFYSGNYIKGVVGKNGRIYDKYDGFCLETQCFPDSPNQKTFPICILKPGQKMKAKTVYSFTIKN, encoded by the coding sequence ATGAAAGTTACAAAGCAGAAGTTCGGTATGCTGTCTGATGGAACTAAAGTAAACCTTTATACTGTAAAAAATGATGATATGTCATTTTCCTGCACTGATTATGGCTGTATCCTCACAAGTATAATCCTTAAAAATAAAGATGGGTCAAAAACAGACGTTTTGCTCGGATATTCAACATTGGACGGATACATAAATTCTCATTTCTTTTTCGGTTCAATCGTAGGACGATTTGCAAACCGCATCGCTAAAGCGGAGTTTTCTTTGGATGGGGAAAAATATAACCTCGACAAAAATGACGGTCAAAATACTCTTCATGGAGGTTTTGACGGATACGACAAAATGATGTGGAAAGCAAAAATCATAGATGATGAAAAATCTTGCGGCGTTAAATTTACAAGGTTGTCGCCGGATGGAGAACAGGGCTTTCCCGGAAATGTAGAACTTTCCGTTACTTATCTCCTTGATAAAAACAACAATTTTTCATGTATATATAACGCCGAGACTGACAAAGCTACCCCTATAAATATCACAAACCATGCATATTTCAACCTTGCCGGAAAAGGAAGCATTTGCCAGCACTCTCTTCAGATGAATTCGACTAAATATATTGAAGTCAATTCAAAATTGATTCCGACCGGAAATTTTCTCGACGTAGAAGGCACTCCGTTTGACTTTACTAAAGAAAAGAAAATCGGAAAGCAGATAAAAGATGTTGGGGTCGGCTACGACCACTGCTATGTCACAGAGATGTATAATCCTGAAAATGAACAATGTGGGCTTCCTCTCGACGATTCGGATTTAGTTCATTTTGCAGTTGTAAAAGAAGAAAAATCAGGTCACGAAATGTCTGTTTTTACAAACATGGAAGGCTGTCAGTTTTATTCAGGAAATTACATCAAAGGCGTTGTCGGTAAAAATGGCAGAATATATGATAAATACGATGGTTTTTGTCTTGAAACTCAATGTTTCCCAGATTCCCCAAATCAAAAAACATTTCCGATATGTATTTTGAAACCGGGACAAAAAATGAAAGCAAAGACAGTTTATTCCTTTACAATAAAAAATTAA
- a CDS encoding FapA family protein has protein sequence MVNLDKVREDMKNLLDVDKNLHSVEVNADTIDEALADAVVQLDTKVVNLHYEVIEKGSDGFFGIGKKPWKIVVYQDPKTVKRTAKLASEGLFDEESETAVKQVTNRDGMFYIRHFKADIMLKVILPLGNGLPIELKDVIAEVKRPDTLDFDEDLIKKYVKQGTDNTYLQIGAYKHVPAGDVVIGIEVSKDELKGSIIVSPPAMSGSEASFDMIKRVIISQGVVEQCINEEKVNEFVDNPVYNTPYEVCEAIMPVDGRDAYISYNFEIDPKKLKAKISDTGQINYKELNQIQNVIADQPLAQKIPAERGKGGKTLFGRYLEAKNGKDIQIQLGHNVRLDRDGLTIKAEIDGEVMLVNGKVSVDPVKYLDAVNVKTGDIKFVGTVVIKGNVEEGYKIEATNIEVNGIVDKSRLEATGNVIVRQGIFGKGEGYIKAGKSLWAKFINDTTVEVEENVIVYDSIVNSNVTAMKNIILRGKKAQIIGGHLLATEEICARKLGSPGGGTETILEVGIDPRAKKRLEELQNMQAKATKEYENCDLDIQTLEQQKKVRRKLPQEKEEKLKSLKEHCEHISTDLEEMTKEINAIQAHLRELKAVGKVKVEGDVYAGVKVYVRDVLDEVKLDTKNVTFYYDKSFSKRGPYEPPSLTEEQTDGYITN, from the coding sequence ATGGTAAATCTTGATAAAGTTCGCGAAGACATGAAAAACTTACTCGATGTTGACAAGAATCTGCATTCTGTTGAAGTCAATGCAGACACGATTGATGAAGCTCTCGCCGATGCAGTTGTCCAGCTAGATACAAAAGTTGTAAATTTGCATTATGAAGTTATAGAAAAGGGAAGTGACGGATTTTTTGGAATAGGCAAAAAACCTTGGAAAATCGTGGTTTATCAAGATCCGAAAACAGTTAAGAGAACTGCAAAACTTGCTTCTGAAGGGTTGTTTGATGAAGAAAGCGAAACTGCTGTTAAGCAAGTTACTAACCGCGATGGAATGTTCTATATCAGACATTTTAAAGCCGATATCATGCTTAAGGTTATTCTTCCGCTTGGAAATGGACTTCCGATAGAGCTAAAAGATGTTATAGCTGAAGTAAAACGCCCTGACACTCTTGATTTTGATGAAGATTTAATTAAAAAATATGTAAAGCAAGGAACAGACAATACTTATTTGCAGATTGGCGCATATAAACACGTTCCAGCTGGCGATGTTGTAATCGGAATCGAAGTTTCAAAAGACGAGCTCAAAGGCTCTATAATTGTATCTCCACCTGCTATGAGCGGTTCGGAAGCATCTTTCGATATGATAAAACGCGTAATCATTTCTCAAGGCGTTGTAGAGCAGTGCATCAATGAAGAAAAAGTCAATGAATTTGTCGATAATCCTGTTTACAATACTCCTTATGAAGTTTGCGAAGCTATAATGCCTGTTGATGGACGCGACGCATATATTTCATACAACTTTGAAATTGATCCGAAGAAACTCAAGGCAAAAATATCTGATACCGGTCAGATAAACTATAAGGAACTCAATCAGATTCAAAACGTTATAGCCGACCAGCCTCTTGCTCAAAAAATACCTGCTGAACGCGGTAAAGGCGGAAAGACTTTGTTCGGGCGCTATCTTGAAGCAAAAAATGGAAAAGACATTCAGATTCAGCTCGGTCATAATGTGCGGCTTGACCGTGACGGTTTGACAATCAAAGCCGAGATTGACGGCGAAGTCATGCTTGTAAACGGCAAAGTTTCAGTCGACCCTGTAAAATATCTTGATGCAGTAAACGTTAAGACTGGCGATATAAAATTTGTCGGAACAGTTGTAATAAAAGGAAATGTCGAAGAAGGATACAAGATTGAAGCAACAAATATCGAAGTCAACGGCATTGTAGATAAATCTCGCCTTGAGGCAACAGGAAACGTGATTGTCCGTCAGGGCATATTTGGAAAAGGTGAAGGCTACATAAAAGCCGGCAAATCGCTTTGGGCAAAGTTTATAAACGACACAACAGTAGAAGTTGAAGAAAACGTAATTGTATATGATTCAATCGTAAACTCTAATGTAACGGCTATGAAAAATATCATTTTGCGCGGTAAAAAAGCTCAAATCATAGGTGGGCATCTTCTTGCTACGGAGGAAATATGTGCACGCAAGTTAGGTTCTCCGGGTGGCGGTACAGAGACAATCCTCGAAGTTGGAATTGACCCACGAGCAAAAAAGCGGCTTGAAGAACTTCAGAATATGCAGGCAAAAGCGACAAAAGAGTATGAAAACTGCGACTTGGATATTCAGACGCTTGAACAACAAAAAAAGGTACGCCGCAAACTGCCTCAGGAAAAAGAAGAAAAACTCAAATCATTGAAAGAGCACTGCGAACACATAAGTACAGACCTCGAAGAAATGACAAAAGAAATAAATGCAATACAAGCACATCTTAGAGAACTTAAAGCGGTTGGCAAGGTGAAAGTTGAAGGCGATGTTTACGCCGGCGTAAAAGTTTATGTTCGAGATGTTTTAGACGAAGTTAAACTCGACACTAAAAATGTTACTTTCTACTATGACAAGAGTTTCAGTAAACGTGGTCCTTATGAGCCACCTTCATTAACTGAGGAGCAGACAGATGGCTATATCACCAATTGA
- the whiG gene encoding RNA polymerase sigma factor WhiG, with protein MPINDEKEEDELWEEFKKTKSPALRDKFIRQYMPLVKYVAGKVAVGLPASVEFDDLVGYGQFGLLDAINKYDTAKNVKFKTYAVTRIRGAIFDELRQIDWVPRSVRQKSREIEDAIVTLESRLGRTATDSEIASSLNMSEDEYHRTIMKISGTSVLSLNDVWYAGDDNDNMSIGNNIESPSSLNPDVIAEREEIRKVIAQAISELPEKEKLVIVLYYHEDLTFKEIGEVLKVSESRISQLHTKANLRLRAKLTNLRKGII; from the coding sequence ATGCCAATTAATGATGAAAAAGAAGAAGATGAGCTTTGGGAAGAATTTAAAAAAACAAAATCTCCTGCCCTGAGAGATAAATTTATCAGACAATACATGCCTCTTGTGAAATATGTAGCGGGAAAAGTCGCAGTCGGTTTGCCGGCATCTGTCGAATTTGACGACCTTGTCGGCTACGGACAGTTTGGACTTCTTGACGCCATAAATAAATACGATACAGCAAAAAACGTAAAATTTAAAACTTATGCGGTCACTCGTATCCGCGGTGCAATTTTTGATGAGTTGAGGCAGATCGACTGGGTTCCACGTTCTGTTCGTCAAAAATCGAGAGAGATTGAAGATGCAATCGTGACACTAGAATCAAGGCTTGGCAGAACTGCAACAGATAGCGAAATCGCTAGTTCTTTGAATATGAGTGAAGATGAATATCACAGAACTATTATGAAAATTTCAGGAACAAGCGTTCTTTCTTTAAATGATGTCTGGTATGCGGGTGATGATAACGACAATATGTCGATCGGGAACAACATCGAGTCTCCATCGAGCCTTAATCCTGATGTAATTGCAGAACGTGAAGAGATTCGTAAAGTTATTGCACAAGCTATCAGTGAATTGCCGGAAAAAGAAAAATTAGTGATTGTACTTTACTATCATGAAGATTTGACTTTTAAAGAAATTGGTGAAGTTCTTAAAGTGAGTGAATCGCGTATTTCTCAATTGCATACAAAAGCGAACTTAAGGCTTCGTGCAAAACTTACAAACCTGCGAAAAGGTATTATTTGA
- a CDS encoding MinD/ParA family protein, translated as MEEQAEGLSELFGDKPAGDKDSTKTLKKQEHNTRIIAITSGKGGVGKTNTAVNMAIAYAQLGKKVILIDGDLGMANVNVLLNIVPDYNLMHVINKKKTMKEIIMDTEFGIKFIAGANGFSKIANLSVEELEYFANQFATLGNADIIIIDTGAGIANNVLQFVAAADEVFVITTPEPTAITDAYGIIKIITTEIVDRTVTIKLIVNRVHSPDEGKRIAERIITIVGQFLGYKIEYLGCIPEDPFVMASVIRQKPFIIVNPTSKPSVYLKHIVGRIEKNEPEYNEGVSSFLKKFLSRKGK; from the coding sequence ATGGAAGAGCAGGCAGAAGGATTAAGTGAATTGTTTGGCGACAAGCCAGCTGGAGATAAAGATTCGACTAAAACTTTAAAAAAACAAGAACATAATACACGAATAATCGCAATCACAAGTGGAAAAGGTGGTGTTGGAAAAACAAATACAGCCGTAAATATGGCTATTGCATACGCTCAACTTGGCAAAAAAGTAATTTTGATCGACGGCGACCTCGGAATGGCAAACGTAAATGTTCTTCTGAATATTGTTCCCGATTACAACCTGATGCACGTAATCAACAAAAAAAAGACGATGAAAGAAATCATTATGGACACAGAATTTGGAATCAAATTCATCGCCGGAGCAAACGGTTTTTCAAAAATTGCAAACTTGAGTGTTGAAGAACTCGAATATTTTGCAAATCAGTTTGCAACGCTTGGAAATGCAGATATCATCATAATAGATACAGGCGCAGGTATTGCAAATAACGTTCTTCAGTTTGTTGCTGCCGCTGATGAAGTCTTTGTAATTACGACTCCAGAACCGACTGCGATCACAGATGCTTACGGTATTATTAAAATCATCACGACAGAAATTGTCGACAGAACAGTTACGATCAAACTGATTGTCAACAGAGTCCATTCGCCTGATGAAGGTAAACGAATTGCAGAGCGCATAATCACAATTGTCGGACAGTTCCTTGGCTATAAAATCGAATATCTCGGCTGCATTCCAGAAGATCCGTTTGTCATGGCTTCCGTAATAAGGCAAAAACCGTTCATTATTGTAAATCCAACTTCAAAACCGTCAGTTTATTTAAAACATATCGTCGGAAGAATTGAAAAAAACGAGCCCGAATACAATGAAGGAGTTTCAAGTTTCTTAAAAAAATTCTTAAGCAGAAAGGGAAAATAA
- a CDS encoding flagellar biosynthesis protein FlhA: MANESRGKVIKFLQSNIVPVAVVLAVFLLFIPIPKFLVDLSMILNLAFSIIILLVVVQLPRPSDFQTFPRVILLQTLFSLAINISSTRLILTGKIVNGTLQGQSNMVQAFASIVAGNNLLVGFIIFIILIVVQVLVVTKGAGRVSEVAARFSLDSMNQKLFDIDNRLNTGAIDEAQAEQLKIAVRKDIDFYSNMDGSSKFVSGNVKAGIVITVVNLIGGILMGTALASFFGNKSMGISEAMSTYSSLTIGDGLTSQLPSLIISFATGLLVTGTKGDETFDKQLKSEFTADGHLYEIVGAVLIVAGFILRSNTQFLLVPVGGLLIFIGYKMTRDKQKQVLAEREASQKNSGAQGSGANDSERIVMLDPLSLEIGYGLIPLVDKQKGAELLERIYRIRTEARHDIGLDIPKIRIQDNMTLEPNDYSFKIEGIEAGHATVRIGYLMCMDTGSVTEQLDGERTKDPAFGMDAIWLPESRRSEAESAGYIVVDPPTIISTHITEIIRSHAAELLDRQSVSVILDTVKQRNSVLVDEVLNTAKISYGTIEQVLKNLLEEKVSIRNYVKILETMANYSGVTHNIWELTAKVREALGLQICMQYADPNDKKLRVMRLSEELSEMILEHAYNPPDGSKPYVALDPVDRRRWINAVSSSLSKINQMGYMPIILCVSQVRQLVRASIEREQPGVVVLSDMELYAAGNNISVEVIAEITDDQ, encoded by the coding sequence ATGGCAAACGAAAGTCGTGGAAAAGTTATAAAATTTTTACAGAGTAATATTGTACCGGTTGCAGTAGTGCTTGCTGTATTTCTTTTGTTTATCCCGATTCCAAAATTTTTAGTAGACTTAAGCATGATTCTTAATCTTGCATTTTCTATAATCATTTTGCTGGTAGTTGTTCAGTTGCCGCGTCCGTCTGATTTTCAGACGTTTCCACGCGTTATCTTGCTTCAAACTTTGTTCAGCCTTGCAATCAATATTTCTTCGACAAGGCTTATTTTGACCGGAAAAATAGTAAACGGAACTCTTCAAGGTCAGAGCAACATGGTTCAGGCTTTTGCGAGCATTGTTGCAGGAAACAATCTGCTTGTAGGCTTTATCATCTTTATTATTTTGATTGTAGTTCAGGTTTTAGTAGTTACAAAAGGGGCCGGACGTGTATCGGAAGTAGCTGCGCGATTCAGTTTGGACTCTATGAACCAAAAACTGTTTGATATAGACAACAGACTCAACACCGGCGCAATAGATGAAGCGCAGGCAGAACAGCTGAAAATTGCCGTCCGCAAAGATATAGATTTTTATTCAAACATGGACGGTTCTTCAAAATTTGTAAGCGGAAATGTAAAAGCTGGTATCGTGATCACTGTTGTAAACCTTATCGGTGGAATTTTGATGGGAACTGCCCTTGCAAGTTTTTTTGGAAACAAATCGATGGGAATCAGCGAAGCGATGTCTACATATTCATCGCTCACGATTGGAGACGGCCTTACATCTCAACTTCCTTCATTGATTATTTCTTTTGCTACAGGTTTGCTTGTAACCGGTACGAAAGGTGATGAAACATTTGATAAACAACTGAAAAGCGAATTTACAGCAGATGGTCACCTTTATGAAATTGTCGGTGCAGTTTTAATAGTTGCGGGATTTATTCTCAGAAGCAACACTCAATTTCTTTTGGTTCCAGTCGGCGGATTGCTGATATTTATCGGATATAAAATGACTCGCGACAAGCAGAAGCAAGTGTTGGCAGAAAGAGAAGCATCTCAGAAAAATAGCGGCGCTCAGGGCTCAGGAGCAAACGATTCAGAGAGAATTGTCATGCTAGATCCTCTTTCCCTCGAGATTGGATATGGTCTGATTCCTCTTGTAGACAAACAAAAAGGGGCAGAACTTCTTGAACGAATTTATAGGATTAGGACAGAGGCACGTCACGATATAGGTCTTGATATTCCAAAAATCAGAATTCAGGACAATATGACCCTTGAACCGAACGACTATAGTTTCAAAATCGAAGGAATTGAAGCGGGGCACGCAACTGTTCGCATAGGATATCTTATGTGTATGGATACGGGCTCTGTCACTGAACAGCTTGATGGAGAGCGTACAAAAGATCCTGCATTCGGCATGGATGCAATTTGGTTACCGGAAAGCCGCAGAAGCGAAGCTGAAAGCGCAGGTTATATTGTTGTCGATCCGCCAACAATCATCTCAACTCATATTACAGAAATCATCCGTTCTCACGCTGCCGAATTGCTCGATCGTCAGTCTGTTTCGGTTATCCTTGATACTGTAAAACAGCGAAATTCTGTGCTAGTCGATGAAGTGTTGAACACTGCAAAAATATCTTACGGTACAATCGAGCAAGTTTTGAAAAATCTTTTGGAAGAAAAAGTTTCAATCAGAAATTATGTAAAAATTCTTGAGACGATGGCAAATTATTCAGGCGTAACACACAATATCTGGGAACTTACTGCAAAAGTTCGTGAAGCTCTAGGTTTGCAAATATGTATGCAGTATGCAGATCCAAACGATAAAAAACTCCGTGTTATGCGCCTTTCCGAAGAACTTTCAGAGATGATTCTTGAACACGCGTATAATCCGCCAGACGGTTCAAAACCTTATGTTGCTCTTGATCCTGTAGATCGCCGCAGATGGATTAACGCAGTCAGCAGCTCTCTCAGCAAGATAAATCAGATGGGATATATGCCTATCATACTTTGTGTAAGTCAAGTTAGGCAACTTGTAAGAGCCTCTATTGAACGAGAACAGCCGGGAGTCGTTGTTCTATCGGATATGGAACTATATGCAGCGGGAAATAATATTTCTGTTGAAGTGATTGCTGAAATTACAGATGATCAGTAA
- the flhB gene encoding flagellar biosynthesis protein FlhB, with protein sequence MAAEDEGRTEEPSEYKLEKARKEGRVAKSQEVSSALILLLCVVTLIFLSKWILGEVVTSFRFYFSQCSTTEIKNPAFISIFFEIIIKCVLPVGLVSAVSAIAGNIIQTKGFIFSLKPIEPKFNKIIPHIGEYLKKTIFSAKGLFNIAKSFGKVAIIVFVAYICIRKDIFVLIDIIDNGDIGMAIGKVAKMAAQIMITVAIIFLAISIPDYFVQRHDFMQEMKMTKQEQKEEYKEMEGDPEVKSKLQQMQRALLQQNIPKAVAESDVVIANPTHFAVALKYDPTIADAPPVVNAKGEDNLAQTIKRIARENDIPIVENRPVARDLYTNVEVGDIIPQIYYKTIAVIYSQLDKFKKQNS encoded by the coding sequence ATGGCTGCCGAAGATGAAGGAAGAACAGAGGAACCGTCAGAATATAAACTTGAAAAAGCGAGAAAAGAGGGGCGTGTCGCAAAAAGTCAGGAAGTCAGCAGCGCCTTAATTTTGCTTTTATGCGTTGTCACTTTAATTTTTCTGTCAAAATGGATTTTGGGCGAAGTCGTAACAAGTTTCAGATTTTATTTTTCACAATGCAGCACTACGGAAATCAAAAATCCTGCATTTATATCTATTTTTTTTGAAATCATTATAAAATGTGTTTTACCTGTCGGGCTAGTCAGCGCTGTTTCTGCAATTGCTGGAAATATCATTCAAACAAAAGGCTTTATTTTCAGCTTAAAGCCGATTGAGCCAAAATTTAACAAAATAATTCCTCATATCGGAGAATATCTCAAGAAAACTATTTTTTCTGCAAAAGGTTTGTTTAATATTGCGAAGTCTTTTGGAAAAGTTGCAATAATAGTTTTTGTAGCGTACATCTGCATTCGCAAAGATATATTTGTCCTAATCGATATAATCGACAACGGTGACATCGGTATGGCTATTGGAAAAGTTGCGAAGATGGCTGCCCAAATCATGATTACAGTCGCAATTATATTCCTTGCAATCTCTATCCCTGATTATTTTGTCCAGCGTCATGATTTTATGCAGGAAATGAAGATGACAAAACAGGAACAGAAAGAAGAATACAAAGAGATGGAAGGAGACCCTGAGGTAAAAAGCAAACTTCAGCAGATGCAAAGAGCACTTTTGCAGCAAAATATTCCAAAGGCTGTTGCAGAATCAGATGTTGTAATCGCAAACCCGACACATTTTGCTGTCGCCTTAAAGTACGATCCGACTATTGCAGATGCTCCGCCTGTAGTCAATGCAAAAGGTGAAGATAATCTTGCTCAGACAATAAAGAGAATTGCACGGGAAAATGATATTCCAATTGTAGAAAATAGACCTGTCGCACGAGATTTATATACAAACGTTGAAGTTGGTGATATAATACCTCAAATATATTATAAAACTATAGCTGTAATTTATTCTCAATTAGATAAATTCAAAAAACAAAATTCGTAG
- the fliR gene encoding flagellar biosynthetic protein FliR produces MLDNILINAPFYLLILARCMALVFTLPMFSMRSASRIAKVAFAGYMAFFILGRIELTSYSQFINQDGVFSLQYVLVLAGEVLIGILIGFFISIIFAAFSTAGQFVAFQMGLSAASSYDTLSQVENPLMGQFFNLVAMLVFMQTHWFQRLFFKGLVTSFSSLNALSIATANEHIARFMVKGLSSLFADALVIALPVIGTLFLITVCTGLLTKAAPQMNLLSEGFPVMILVAFFMIAIFMPSLIDFFIRSFNKGFSELEQLFREISGGIK; encoded by the coding sequence ATGCTTGATAATATTTTGATAAATGCACCTTTTTATCTTCTCATTCTTGCAAGATGCATGGCTTTGGTTTTTACGCTTCCTATGTTTTCAATGCGTTCAGCTTCTCGAATCGCAAAAGTTGCTTTTGCAGGCTATATGGCTTTTTTTATACTTGGAAGAATAGAATTGACTTCTTATTCTCAATTTATAAATCAAGACGGCGTTTTTTCTCTGCAGTACGTTCTTGTTCTAGCCGGCGAAGTTTTAATCGGCATTTTGATTGGTTTTTTTATTTCTATCATCTTTGCAGCTTTCAGTACAGCCGGTCAGTTTGTTGCATTTCAGATGGGGCTTTCGGCTGCAAGCTCTTATGATACGCTTTCTCAAGTTGAAAACCCTTTGATGGGACAGTTTTTTAACTTAGTAGCGATGCTCGTTTTTATGCAGACGCACTGGTTCCAAAGATTGTTTTTTAAAGGATTGGTGACGAGTTTTTCTTCATTGAATGCACTGAGCATTGCGACTGCAAACGAACATATTGCACGTTTTATGGTAAAAGGACTGTCGAGCCTTTTTGCAGATGCGCTTGTGATTGCGCTTCCTGTCATTGGAACTTTGTTTTTAATCACGGTGTGCACAGGACTTTTGACTAAAGCTGCACCTCAGATGAATCTTTTGTCGGAAGGTTTTCCGGTCATGATTTTAGTCGCATTTTTTATGATTGCGATATTCATGCCGAGTTTGATAGACTTTTTTATCAGGTCTTTTAATAAAGGCTTTTCCGAGTTGGAACAATTGTTTCGAGAGATTTCGGGAGGAATTAAATAA
- the fliQ gene encoding flagellar biosynthesis protein FliQ: MTKGIISSLMQGAIVQVISAVLPVLLLALIVGLVVAIFQATTSIQEQTLTFLPKLIVILIVLALLGGTMFSSLGEYTIELFKRIPDFAK; encoded by the coding sequence ATGACAAAAGGTATAATTTCAAGCTTAATGCAAGGCGCAATTGTTCAAGTTATATCTGCTGTGCTCCCGGTTCTTCTCTTAGCTTTGATAGTCGGTTTGGTTGTTGCTATTTTTCAGGCTACGACTTCTATTCAGGAGCAGACTCTGACATTCTTGCCGAAATTGATTGTAATTTTAATCGTGCTTGCTTTGCTTGGAGGAACGATGTTTTCATCTCTCGGTGAATACACAATTGAATTGTTCAAAAGAATTCCTGATTTTGCAAAGTAA
- the fliP gene encoding flagellar type III secretion system pore protein FliP (The bacterial flagellar biogenesis protein FliP forms a type III secretion system (T3SS)-type pore required for flagellar assembly.), producing the protein MKRKLRKVLLILSIFFIFSEGLSAQNNNFPNGSSQGTMQVNPNLRAPLVPNISVEVTNPTTGAQTAFSIRLLLLLTVLTLAPSILILVTCFLRFSIVLDFIKRALSLQQVPPTSVLNGIAFFMTLFAMWPTFTKIYDNAYKPLSNNEITIEQAYQEAESPLRMFMYSQMADDTSYIKMFMNMAKLDKPNTLADVKTYILVPAYILHELTVAFKIGVILYIPFIIIDMVVASILMSMGMMMLPPVQISMPFKLVLFVLVDGWGLLTQQLFVSVIK; encoded by the coding sequence ATGAAAAGAAAATTGAGAAAAGTTTTATTGATATTGAGCATTTTTTTTATCTTTTCTGAAGGACTTTCTGCGCAAAACAACAATTTTCCAAATGGCTCTTCACAAGGAACGATGCAGGTAAACCCTAATTTACGTGCTCCTTTAGTCCCAAACATCTCTGTAGAAGTTACAAATCCCACGACAGGGGCTCAGACAGCATTCAGCATAAGGCTTTTGCTCCTTCTTACAGTATTAACTCTTGCGCCAAGCATTTTAATTCTCGTAACGTGTTTTTTGCGCTTTTCAATCGTGTTGGATTTTATAAAACGAGCGCTTTCGTTGCAGCAAGTGCCTCCGACTTCCGTTTTAAATGGCATCGCTTTTTTTATGACTCTTTTTGCGATGTGGCCGACTTTTACAAAAATTTACGACAACGCGTATAAACCTCTTTCAAACAATGAAATCACAATTGAACAAGCATATCAGGAAGCCGAATCTCCTCTTAGAATGTTTATGTATTCTCAGATGGCAGATGATACGAGTTATATAAAAATGTTTATGAACATGGCAAAGCTCGACAAACCTAATACTCTTGCAGATGTAAAAACATACATACTCGTTCCAGCTTATATCCTTCATGAACTTACAGTTGCATTTAAAATCGGTGTCATATTGTACATTCCGTTTATCATAATAGATATGGTCGTCGCGAGCATTTTGATGTCTATGGGGATGATGATGCTTCCTCCTGTCCAGATTTCTATGCCGTTTAAGCTTGTTTTATTTGTGCTTGTAGACGGATGGGGTCTTTTGACTCAGCAATTGTTTGTTTCTGTAATAAAATAG